Within Sphingobium sp. KCTC 72723, the genomic segment CGATCGGGCGCAAAGCTGCGCAACCCTGCCCATTTATGCTCGACCGCCGCGACCGGCCAGTCGACCACGCTTTCGAACCGCGCAATCGCCTCCGCCACCGCCATCTCCTCCGGCGCACTGTCGCAGGGTGGCGACGGTTCCTCGTCATGCGGGGTCAGCCAAATGCGCCCCGCCCCTTCCGGCTTGAAGTAGAATTGCGCCGCCAGATCCATGATCAGCGGCAAGTCGGGCGATGGCAGCCCCGGCACCCGCAACTGCGCCACCGTCCGCCGCAGCGGCCTGATCCCGATCGGCGCGACCCCGCACGCCCGCGCTACTTCATCGGCCCACGCCCCCGCCGCATTGACCAGCAGCCCGCACGACAAGGCGCCCTCGCGCGTCTCCACGCGCCAGCCGCCGCCCTCGCCCCGCGCTGCGTCCAGCCGCGTCGCCGTCCGCACTTCCCCGCCAAGCCGACGGAAGCGCCGCAAATAGGCCTGATGCAGCGCCGCTACATCAATGTCCTGGCAACTCGCCTCCATCACGCCGATGGTCCAGCCCGACCGCAACCCCGGCACGATCGTCGC encodes:
- a CDS encoding NAD(P)/FAD-dependent oxidoreductase, which gives rise to MSYPDIVIVGGGIAGASLGAELAAHARVVILEMEDRAGYHATGRSVAFWEESYGGAIVQPLTSASGPLLSAPDPDFHHGSFLSPRRTLHIGRAGDEGRRDALLAEFAGKVDLQPVDPATIVPGLRSGWTIGVMEASCQDIDVAALHQAYLRRFRRLGGEVRTATRLDAARGEGGGWRVETREGALSCGLLVNAAGAWADEVARACGVAPIGIRPLRRTVAQLRVPGLPSPDLPLIMDLAAQFYFKPEGAGRIWLTPHDEEPSPPCDSAPEEMAVAEAIARFESVVDWPVAAVEHKWAGLRSFAPDRAPVYGFDRDAPGFFWFAGQGGFGIQTAPAAALLAAALIGGEAMPESVAGIDTAAYSPTRFR